A window of Terriglobia bacterium genomic DNA:
GTCCGAAGTCGGCGAACTGCTGGAGTTTCCCGAGGACACAGCCGCTGGCCGCATGACCACGGACTACATGTCCTTGGCTCCGACTGCTACCGTGCGCGACGCGGTCTCCATGCTGAGGACCTTCGAAGGCGGCCTGGAGAGCATGAGCACCATCTACCTTGTGCGCGACGGTGAATACCTGGTGGGGGCTGTGCCGCTGGCGAAACTGGTGCTCTCAGATCCGGAAACAAAACTTCATTCGCTCGGGACCGATCCATTGATCTCGTGTCCTCCGGGAGCGGAAGAGAACGAAGTCGCGGAACTGTTTGACAAGTACAACCTGCTCACGCTTCCGGTGGTGGATGAAGAAGGAAAGCTGACAGGTGTGATCACCGCGGACGATGTGATCAGCATCCTTCGAGCGAGGCTGTAGTTAAAGAACCTTTCCTGCGGCAATTTTCTCCACGAACGCCTTGTCTGCTTCCAGGAAGTCGAATTGCGGCAAGGTGCCTCGCTCGACCCAGCGAACGTCCTTGAAGATGCGGTTCTCGATCTCGCCTTCGTAGGCTTCGACGAGGAAGAAGTGGAGTTCGACGCCGTTTCCGTTGCGGTAGGTGTGAGCGATGGTCGCGACTTCGGGACCGACGGCCGCGCGGATTCCCAGCTCTTCCTCGAGTTCCCTTTCCAGCGCGGCTGGCGGCTCTTCGCCGGGCTCGATCTTGCCGCCGGGAAACTCCCACTGCAAAGGCATTGGCTGATGCTTCGTGCGCTGACAAATCAGCATCTGGGAGCCGCGAACGATCAATCCTGCGACGACCTGCTTCATCAGCTCGCTTTGACCTCTCTGATCTCCTCGATCTTGCGAACGCCTGGCGGTTGGTCGAACCTCTCGGGATGAAGAGCCCATGCGATGGCTCGCAGGCCGCCTATCAGGGTTGTTGCGGGAGTATTGAGCAGTTCGTCGGCGACGCAGAAGACGCGACCGTTCTTCCCCGCATTGGTTTCGAGCCAACCTCGATCGCGGACGATCTTCTCCAGCGGGACGCGATCTCCGGCGCCGCACCACGCGGCAAGAGTCACGTCAGGATTCATGGCGCGCACTTCTTCCGCGGCGGTCTGCGCGCCCGGAATTCCGACGAACTCTCCGCCCGCGGCTTCGACCAGCTCAGCGACCCACGTTTGCGAGGCGATTAGAGGTTTTCCCCATTCCTCGGAGAAGACTCGCAGCCTGGGGAAGAACGCGGTTGCGCGGCGAATGCGGTTAATCTCCCACTGCATCTCGCGCACTACTGCGTCGCCTCGAACGGATGCTCCCGCGATCCGAGCGATCATGCGGATATCGTCGTAGATATCTGCGAGGGTGTGCGGAGCGAGAGCGAGGAAGCGAACGCCAGCCTTCATAATCTGAAGAACGGCTTCTTTCTGGTACGGGACCGAGGCGATTACGATGTCGGGCTTCGCCTCGAGGATCTCGTCGGCGCGAGCAGTCCAGGAGTCCTGGACGATAAGCTTCCCTCCCGTGACAACCTCGGGACAGACGTCGGCGCAGTACCTGGTGCAGGCGACGAGTTGGTCGAGTTCGCCAATATCAGCCAGCGTGAGAGTCACACTGGGCTGCAGCGACGCTATGCGGAGCTTTGCCACCTCACCATCGTCCATGAGCGATGCGGGTTTCGTCAATGCGGAGAGGCACTCGCGCAGGCGTTCGGGTGTAAGATTGGCTCGTTCAAGGAGCATCTTCCCGGGGGGTGCGATACGAGCCATCGTATTGTCAGAGTTCTCGGATTCGCTTTCATCGCGGTCGTATTCCTGTTCGCGACCACGACCTTTTCTTACGGCCAAGACTCGTCGCAGACTACCTCTGCGAAAGCAGCCTCAGCGAAGTCGAAGAAAGTCGCGCAATCGGGAAAGCCTGAGGAGAGCAAAAAAGTGGCACAGCCGGGCGAAGCAGGCAAAGCCGAAGCAAACGGCACTAATAAGTCTCAGCCGGCAAAGAGCGACGAAGCGAAGAAGGAAGAAGCTCCGCCGCCACCGCCCAGCCCGAAGCTGATCGAGGTTCCGCAGGACAGCGCAACCTACACGCCGCGCCCGAAGGTCGTGGCGATATTCGTGTTCACGAACGGCAACCGGATTGAGTCCGATGATTACCTGATCACGAAGGACGCGCTTTTCATCAACAAGGATGGGCAGAAGACGCGGTATCCGATCAACACGGTCGACCGCGCCGCGACTAAGGCCGCTAATGAGGGTCGCGGAGTGGATATCGTTTTTCCTAAATCGAGGAGCGAGTTTAATCTCGATTTCTGAATTTCAAGCCTCAGCTAAAATCGATCCATGTATTCGGCGCTGCTGCTCGATCATTTTCAAAATCCACGTTACGCGGGAGAATTGCCGGACGCTGATTTCACAGTCCGGCAGGAGAACCCTGTCTGCGGAGACATTCTTGAACTGTGCGCGAGAGTTCGCAAGGGAGTGATAGAGGAGATTCGGTTTCGTGCGAAGGGATGTGTTCCGACCATGGCGTGCGGTTCGGCAGCCTGCGAGTTAGCGGCAGGGAAGCCGATCTCTGAGATTCGAGAGATAAGTAAAGAGGATGTCATCGATGCGGTCGGAGGGGTTCCCAACGGGTCTGATCATGCGGCGCAGTTGGCCTTGGATACCCTCAAGAGTTTGCTTGCCGAAGTGAAATAAACCGCAAATTCAATTTTGAAAAGATCCGGACATATTCTGACTACCCCACCCAAGACAAAGGACGGACCGGATGGGCTAACCGATGTTGCGCACGGAGAGAACTGCTAATCTCTTACGGCCAAACCCTCTTGGCTGAGTCCGAGCGCGGAGCTTCCACGGGCTTCGGGATCGAGGCGGCGCGGACGGGTTCTTCGACGACGCCGAGCGGGTTTTCGTCTTCGAGGATCTGGGCGGCGCAGCGGAGTTTGTCGATCTGCTCCATGAGCTGCCGGACCTGCTGTTCTTTTTCGCGAATGACTGCGTGAATATCCTTCATCGTTCTCCCCTGAAACTTACTTGCATAGCCATCGATAGCGCGGCTCAGATCGAGCCACCGAGCCATAGGGCCATCGTGCCATCGGAAATCAAAACGGCCCGGGCACCGGATCAGTTCATCCCCTAGGGCTGAACGACCTACGCCGACCCACTGGCCAAGTTTCGCGCCGAATTGGATTTCCGGCCAATTACTAATGGCCAATCGCAGGGTGCACTTCCGATTACTGATGTTCTTCGGTTTCAGGAGCTTAGCGCTGATAACCGTGACATGATTGGGCACAAGCCTCCTCAAACACCCAGCGGTGTTTGCAGCGGGCGCGTCACTTTCAAAGGGAGTGCACAATGGCTACGACGGCCAGTCACACGGCCATGGATGAATCTCTTCCAGATTTCTCCAGCCAATTTCTGAGCGATTTGCAGGGGCTGCTCGAAAAGGCGGGACGCTTCACAGGCGCTACCAGCGCAGCGATGGCTTTTGTTGAGGGCGAAGAACTCGTCACCAAGGTAAGCATGGGAGAATGCGCGCCGGATCCCGGCTCGCGCAGCCCGATCTCCGGTAGTTTCACCGGACTCTGCGTACAGCAGCACGATGTGCAGCGCTGTGACGACGCCTCGAAGGACGAGCGCGTCGATTCCGCGGCGTGCCAGGCACTCGGCATTTCGTCGATGGTGATCGTACCGATTTCGGAAAAGCGCAGGGTGCTGGGAGTCCTGGCAGCGTTCTCGCCGAAGCCGAATGCGTTTTCGCCAACGCACGTTGCCCTGTTGCGGACGATTGCGGACATCGTGATTGAGTTGCGAAAGCGTTATCCGGCAGATCCGCATCCGGCGGGATTCGGTGCGACGCGGAGCGACGAGCCGATCAAGGCTGCGCCGCAGGTCGATTCGCCATTGGTTCACTCGGCGCCGGACATAGCCGCGGCCGAAATCGAGCCAACCCTCGTCAAAGCACCTGAAACCAGGGCTGCGGTGACGACCGTGCTGCCGACATTCGCTTCGGCACTGCCAGAAAAGAAATTGGAGCCGGCGGCGAGCTCTTCAGTTGAGAAGTCGGACGTGGCAATGAACCCGGCCGCCGAACTGCATGCCACGATGGCGGCGATTCCGGTACCGGAACAGAATAAGCAGGAAAAGGTCGAGCCTTTGAAGGTCGAGGTTCCGAAGCAGGAAGAAATTCGAATCACAGAGGCCAAGCCGGCAGCGGAGAAGAAACCTGTTCTCGGTCCGGTACTGGTGAAGCCTGAAGCAAAACCGAAGGTGGAGCACAGTGTCGAACTGTGGAAGCGTGAACCGCTGGTCAT
This region includes:
- a CDS encoding TonB family protein, producing the protein MATTASHTAMDESLPDFSSQFLSDLQGLLEKAGRFTGATSAAMAFVEGEELVTKVSMGECAPDPGSRSPISGSFTGLCVQQHDVQRCDDASKDERVDSAACQALGISSMVIVPISEKRRVLGVLAAFSPKPNAFSPTHVALLRTIADIVIELRKRYPADPHPAGFGATRSDEPIKAAPQVDSPLVHSAPDIAAAEIEPTLVKAPETRAAVTTVLPTFASALPEKKLEPAASSSVEKSDVAMNPAAELHATMAAIPVPEQNKQEKVEPLKVEVPKQEEIRITEAKPAAEKKPVLGPVLVKPEAKPKVEHSVELWKREPLVINNAEEADEYARVVPDEPKKESEVVSTAADIGFTPVTNDAEANAHQPMFGYGYSAKSTRTGGRSISILKVIVAVLGLAAFAAAATWFFKYHSPVEQPHAVQAAAPGVQPAAPEAQTLAPRVTPDAADAQASTGPEVAMVLKKTDLKLPGGKHDAKIPDSEIVPDQTIILNGGTVPKRIGAEEAVAPPKVAADGTPGMSNILNMVKPTTQPKADFQASTISAPVLIKQVAPRFPAFARQMHIQSDRVILNGTVGKDGSVTSIKVIRGNQVFVGPAIAAVKEWKYKPAILNGQPTPSTVEIVVNFVDR
- a CDS encoding ABC transporter substrate-binding protein, with protein sequence MAVRKGRGREQEYDRDESESENSDNTMARIAPPGKMLLERANLTPERLRECLSALTKPASLMDDGEVAKLRIASLQPSVTLTLADIGELDQLVACTRYCADVCPEVVTGGKLIVQDSWTARADEILEAKPDIVIASVPYQKEAVLQIMKAGVRFLALAPHTLADIYDDIRMIARIAGASVRGDAVVREMQWEINRIRRATAFFPRLRVFSEEWGKPLIASQTWVAELVEAAGGEFVGIPGAQTAAEEVRAMNPDVTLAAWCGAGDRVPLEKIVRDRGWLETNAGKNGRVFCVADELLNTPATTLIGGLRAIAWALHPERFDQPPGVRKIEEIREVKAS
- a CDS encoding NUDIX domain-containing protein; its protein translation is MKQVVAGLIVRGSQMLICQRTKHQPMPLQWEFPGGKIEPGEEPPAALERELEEELGIRAAVGPEVATIAHTYRNGNGVELHFFLVEAYEGEIENRIFKDVRWVERGTLPQFDFLEADKAFVEKIAAGKVL
- a CDS encoding iron-sulfur cluster assembly scaffold protein, with the protein product MYSALLLDHFQNPRYAGELPDADFTVRQENPVCGDILELCARVRKGVIEEIRFRAKGCVPTMACGSAACELAAGKPISEIREISKEDVIDAVGGVPNGSDHAAQLALDTLKSLLAEVK